The Streptomyces lienomycini sequence GCACTCGATACTCGACGAGGGCTACGTCTGCCATCTCGGTTTCGTCCGCGACGGCGCCCCGGTGGTCCTGCCCACGCTGTACGGCCGGGTGGGCGAGCGGCTCTACGTGCACGGCTCGACGGGCTCGCGCCCGTTGCGGATGACGGGCGCGGCCGACCCGGGGCTGCCGGTGTGCCTGACCGTGACGCATGTGGACGCGCTGGTGCTGGCCCGCTCCGCCTTCCACCACTCGATGAACTACCGGTCGGTGGTGGTGCACGGCACGGCGTACGAGGTGACGGACCCCGAGGAGCGGCGCGCGGCCCTGGACGCCCTGGTCGACCACGTCGTCCCGGGCCGCTCCCGCGACTCCCGGCCGGCGAACAGGAAGGAGCTGGCGGCCACCGCCGTGATCCGCCTCGACCTGGACGAGGTCTCCGCCAAGCTCCGCACCGGCGGCGTCAACGACGAGCCCGAGGACCTCGCCCTCCCGCACTGGGCCGGTCTCGTCCCGTTGCGCAAGGGGTACGAGGCTCCGGTCGCCGACCCGGGTCTGGACCCCGGCACCGCGCTGCCGGACTACCTGTCGGCCGGGTGACGCGGGTCCGTGCGGCGAGGGCTTCGGGGACCGCTCCGGGGAGCCTCCGCCGTCACGCCGGCGTCGGTCGCGCCCGCGGCTCCCTCGTCGCCCGCGCCGCCCGTGTCTCCGCCACCGCGAGCCCCGCGACCGAGCCGAGCATCAGCAGCGTCCCGGCCAGCGTCGCCGCCGTGAGGTGCTCGCCGAGCAGCAGGACGGCGAGCGCGGCCGCGCTGACCGGCTCGAGGAGCATGATCACGGAGACGGTCGCGGACCGCACGACGGCCGCGCCGGCGAAGTAGAGCCCGTAGGCGAGGGCGGTCGGGACGGCGGCGACGTACGCGAGGAGCCACAGCAGCCGGACCGGCTCGGCGGTGTGCGGCACCAGGCCCTCGGCCAGGGCGAGCGGCAGCAGGCACAGGCTCGTGACGGCGAACGCCCCCACGGACGTACTGGCGGCGTCCGCCCCGCCGCCCCTCCCCCACCAGCGGGTGAGCAGCGTCATCGCCGAGTACCCGACGGCGGACAGCAGCGCGAGCAGGACGCCCGGCAGGTGGACGGTCGCGCTCCCGCCGCCGAGGACGAGTACCGCGAGCCCGGCGAGCGCGCCGACGACGGCCGCGGCGCCGCCCCACCCGAGGTGCTCACCGAGGGCCAGACGTGCGCCGAGAGCGATCAGCACGGGCCCCGCGCCGAGGGTGACCACGGTGGCCACGGCGAGCCCGGTGGACTGGACGGCGGCGAAGTAGGCGGTCTGGAACACCGCCAGCCCGAGACCGGTGACGACGGCCCGCAGCGCCTTGCGGGCGAAGGGTTCCCGGACCGCCGGGCGCACCCGCGGTCGCAGCGGACGGGCGGCGAGCAGCAAAACGAGCCCCACCGCGCAGCGCCAGAACGACAGGGCGACGGGGCCCATGTCGCTGGCGCGGTAGACCAGCGAGGCGGCGGCACCGGCGGTGCCCCAGGCGACACCGGCGACGATCAGATAGAGGAGGCCACGCCCGACGGGCAGGCCGGAGACGGCGTTCGACACGAGTTCTCTCCGCAGACGCGCACGAGGCGCGGGAAGTTCTGAGCGGCCCCGGAGACGACCGGGGCGCGGGGACTCTCGTCTGCGGGCAGCACCGTCCCGCCCGGCGACTACGTGCCGGGCCGGTCGCAGGGGCCCGCCTCAGGCGGCCGGAGGCGGGAGGACGAGTGCGTCGGAGTGCATGATCGGCACTTTAGGTCGCCGTTCCCCGGCTCGACAACTCCCTTTCGGGCCCTCCGCCGGCCACGGGTTCCGCGGAGCCCTTCGCGGGGGTCGACGACTGGGCGATGAACGCGCCGGCCAGTACCACGACGCCGCCCA is a genomic window containing:
- a CDS encoding DMT family transporter; its protein translation is MSNAVSGLPVGRGLLYLIVAGVAWGTAGAAASLVYRASDMGPVALSFWRCAVGLVLLLAARPLRPRVRPAVREPFARKALRAVVTGLGLAVFQTAYFAAVQSTGLAVATVVTLGAGPVLIALGARLALGEHLGWGGAAAVVGALAGLAVLVLGGGSATVHLPGVLLALLSAVGYSAMTLLTRWWGRGGGADAASTSVGAFAVTSLCLLPLALAEGLVPHTAEPVRLLWLLAYVAAVPTALAYGLYFAGAAVVRSATVSVIMLLEPVSAAALAVLLLGEHLTAATLAGTLLMLGSVAGLAVAETRAARATREPRARPTPA
- a CDS encoding pyridoxamine 5'-phosphate oxidase family protein, encoding MQGTTGTPSQPADTYPPTERTVPTRSPERAAYDKELVHSILDEGYVCHLGFVRDGAPVVLPTLYGRVGERLYVHGSTGSRPLRMTGAADPGLPVCLTVTHVDALVLARSAFHHSMNYRSVVVHGTAYEVTDPEERRAALDALVDHVVPGRSRDSRPANRKELAATAVIRLDLDEVSAKLRTGGVNDEPEDLALPHWAGLVPLRKGYEAPVADPGLDPGTALPDYLSAG